Sequence from the Alosa sapidissima isolate fAloSap1 chromosome 21, fAloSap1.pri, whole genome shotgun sequence genome:
gttagaaggcggaggagatggaacttcctatccgacatgcggcatcgcgatgccgcgggaatggagagtgctgcggatgcgagccactgtccagtgggtagggtcaacgccttgctggcgctgggtggatttccagttccatgagagctgtcttgtcaatgcgaacgatacgcagactgaatgatttcgcgaacgtcggagcgtgtgacgtatggaaaaggaggtcggcttaaataggcctaccctgcagcggcagtgggtgagttaattgctgtcaatcatcccgaaggctccacccgaactttgtttataaaacatcatttaatttcatcttcgtgtgtatgactgttcagccctctctctctttccatgagagacacaaatacatacacacacaaaagtataaacgtggtttttatatttagtttaaAACGTTAATATGATCCCcaattaaggttttgcacctacgtcataatgtcatgtgaccgtttgtttacaactagagtggtaggcaagaatggtaggcaaggcactgcagagagtggtaggcaagcctacaacagtcgggttgcataggctacacatagttacaaatagcttcaaaattgaaattttaatatcaaatattgaccgggatgccgaccacttgtgtaggccctaacagttggttttacaataagaagcaaaaaggcgatgAACGACCGTTcagcctacctatcctcgtggttgtggaggatgatcattagcagctgtgaagtctttaattctcaagatagcctaatggtgtagcctactgtctacgaagacgtaggctaaaatactactatctacagtcatccaaaaatgaattgccagagataggctatgaagggaaaaagtgcagcattttaaacatggcaagattatttttaccggaacagtttgttctaatttgtctcgtgaaattcgtgcttgtggacatcaatcactgtccttctatttcaagttatcatgagtgtcatttgattatataatcacaacaaatgctaataaatgaaaacagaataggcttatgtgctataggctaacgttacaggtCAGGCTAACTcctgtatgtcaaaataaactgatttgatcctaattgtttaggatcacacacaacaacttaacacagcaacctcaaacaccactgttgaacctaggctactgcttcagtcatgtaagaaataagcagtttatgaattatctttattcgtttaatcaagtccacatgaccaaaataacaacatatttaaaggctgagctagcataacagcctaatataggcgatgctgcaatggataactaataaaaagtttcatacaattaatgaactttatcactcacattctgagtttttctgggtggttatatatccatgcagatcgtcttcgaataagccatcgctgttatatgatataatatgttacaggattcatgactaacgccattaatgttacatgatgctgactgactctggctataacagtaggctaccgttttaacgtctgctgagtctactgcctaccaagacctgtcgctgttcagttgaagttaaatgatcaaatattgtttgattttgtgtcagctttcagaaggaagacatgttcttttctggtcaaatttcacagcttctaagaaaggctattgtcttcgtgtaaaccgagttttgaacagagaaaaaaagttaggctaccattaggctacatgcaggttctcccataacgttatcgatacagatcaatgcaccaaatcagggcgattttagcgaaacaacgttcctgtgacaggctatcaaatattgaacaatgggataacgtttcatcatcacctttattgatgcctgaaatgttgacattgctgaaatacagagatgtagcctactgagaggcagctgcagacaacgatgttcaatgggttcaacttgtcccttgcctaccagctggatgtaaacaaagctatagaacctagaatacgtcacatgaaaaacgttaataggtgttacaatctaccccagtagtggggtaggttgtaacaaaggtacacactgtatttgtcataatctcacaaattctgtaatatagttgaagagatttaaatggttgccacttgtagtagacaaatgtgggtactttgccaaaaagttccagaactgtagctttaaaagaaatggtagttttaggtgctgaagaaaaatgtgttacaaccaTACCGTCTCCCCTACTGATAGCCTACAGTGCACTCTAATGGTAAAATTGAGTAAAAAGAGGTATTTGTGGTACTCTTACCGTACACTGAAAACAGTGAGGGAAATCTTACCGGGAGGTATAATAAGTTTGTCACAATTCCAGGACATTTTAACCCCTTAATTATTAAGATATGGGCATTTTCAGGTGTATCTTCAGGTGAACCAGAGTACCTTTTTCATAACATTCCCTCACTTTCAGAATTGTGtattctctgttttttttccccatgttgAAGAATGACTATTTGACCTCTGTGTCTAATTTTCATCTCAGTGAAACAACTGAGGAGGTCGCTTACTGATTGAAATATGAAGAAATATAAacactaggggtgtgaatctgtcatgtaaaagacgatacgattcgcatctatacatgggcacgattcgatacaagaaaagatacatgtttataaaaaacgattcagtacgattcgatgcgatgcgattcgatgcagttcaagagtggaaagcattctgaaagattttttataatttgctcaaggtgcacattaattttatattatcaattatcatggtcatggttgtcaattaggcaacaaaatgtgtgaatatgattatctaaactgaggtttgtttcatatactgtattgaaataaaaaaaagaataatctacatttcagtcaaacacagcagccaaatacaacataaaaatacatttttgtagactttacagattttatagagttatatctgattgttttcatggagctgtagccttgttgaggtaagacaataccgaaataaaataaaacagtgcttaagacactcttggccttttctcatataggcctagcctaccctacaagaataaaataggcctacaaatcaatgaactctctgggcttattttgttccaacagtagacctaatgcagaaacctaaaatgccacaagtctgagtgaatatgaacaaaatcattggctaataatttatgcatcattttagcagcaagggccaaattattaaggaacattaaggaaatcccttcatcaaaggtaaggctactctacagactaccgttgctgtttaggaatgctataagtgcttaatttcgcgctggattttgaaaaacaaaagccgaccgagtgcaagttgtcacatggttaagttgcaatagatgtatgggtaatgaggtcatttgacaactttgggcaatgaatgtaaccaaaaacgaactgcattacccacaattccgtgccacgtatagtttcaaaacggtgagcagaaaaggttgtgcaccgattcacaacaagtaaatcgatataatgaccggttcatttcattttttttccgatacggggcttcacgtatcgatgtagccgtatcttacacgttaaaaacggataccgatacgcatcggttaatctttacacccctaataaACACAGACCCAGTTGCATCAAATTTAGCTTTTGTTTGTGACAGTCACATGATGTCAGCTGATTTCTgcaatgctgttttttttttgcaatgcagATTTACTGTTATATTTGTTATGAAATAAATATtagtacatacatacaacatATTCTTGAGCATAAACACAACTGAAGTGTATGCAGTATTTTTCATATTAACAATAGATTACTTTCTCTCAGTCAAAAAATAGTTCTGATGATGTTTTAATAATGTCATAGAGTTTATATGACAGAGGAAATGTATTGATAATAGAGAAGCAGTATGTTTATGAGGCATTATTCTATTGAGAAATGTTTTACAAATATGCTCATAATTATGCTAAcaggaaatatgtgtgtttataggAAATGAATTACAGCATGTGCAAAAAACAGGATCACAGGATCGTCTTCAGATGGGTTCACTCATATCAATGTTTTCATCAGTTGCTAGAATAaaagaacaaaaacagaaatgaaACATTAACTAATGGCTTCTAATATGTTTATCAAAACGGGCATGTCATATGTGATTATGTCATTGTAATTGTCATTATTTGTTATGTGTGGGTTATCTATGAGTAGGAGAAGTGACCATCTGGAATGAGATGGAATTAAAACAATGTAATATTCTGATTTACTATTAACGTCCAACACTTCATATAATTCCAACATCAATAAGGTTTGTAAATTCGGCTATTAGAGAAATCTAGTTAAACTTCAGGTAAATTAATGCCTCTTAACGACTAAGTGAAAAGACACCCCAGTTAGAGTCTTTGACATAACACTAAGGACACCATAACTTTACTTACCAGAAATTAAAGATTCCTGATCTATAGCCATTGAGATAGTTTTGTATAGAGGATTTAGCGAAGGTTGCATCTTCTATGAGTTTTCCACATGCACCGCACACATTGCCGGCCACAGTGTCACTGACAGTCACTGTGATCTGCTGTGAACGACTGTAAGACACAACAATTGCAGACATCTTCTCGATCACCAGCAGGTCGTTTGTTATTTGAATGGAAATGCTGTCTTGCTGGAAGGGCAGAGTTGCCTTCTTTCCGTTAACCTGTTAAAAGCAAAAATGTGTGATAAGGACTACAGTCCATTAACTTAAGATCACTAAAAGGTCAGAAGTGGGGTTGAGcaacaaaaatgttttgggcTTGAAATTACATACTGTACgattgctgactgcacctttaacaaACTCTGTAATGCCTTTGTTACAGCTAATGTTTGTGTTACAGCTGACATCATTTCTACTGCACAGTTTCTCAAATCAACTCCAGGATTTATGGTATTTCCCATAGACTCACCAAGGTCTCAAAGTTGCTGTTAACAACAACTGATACATCATCAAAGAAGGCAATGATGCCCACAGCAGTCATCTGACCAGTCTGAAGACAGGTCTGCAGGTCCATCACGATCCGGAACCATCCCTCTGCTATGGTGTCGTCACAAATTTTCACCAGATCATACATCCCACTGTCTTTTACATCTCCTACTCTGCCATTAAAGGTGGTGAAAACCCCATTATTTCCCATAATGCACTGCTTGGGGTAGCATCCACGGATACCATTCTGAATTCCGCATTCCTCAACAAAGGTACAAGACGTGGACTCCATATGGCCGTGTCCAGATTTAGGACAAATATATTTGAAGGTACAGTCATCAGCTACCACTGTCTCTCCAATctgaggaaaaaaaataatagatACATAGGTTTTTAGTCATATGCAACGCATGAATATATTCACTGTAACTAAAAACGCATTTTGTTGTAGTAACACCACGATGGCATTGATGGCTTTTTAATGGTCTCATACCTTGAGGGTCTTTCCGTTGATGTAGCAACTGCACTCGTCCTGTGGTACACAACCCGTTCCATTGAAGTAGTAGCCGGTGTTGCAGGCACATCCCTCAGCGCAGACATCAGCACAGGTAACGCTGGTAAGCCCAGGACATGGGGTCTTACAGGGTGAAGCACAGATGCTGTAATGGCTGTTTGTTGGGCAGGTCATGGCTTAAGGTGAGAAGGAAAGGAAGAGATAGAATGAGACAGATTTGGAACTAACAAATTAGACAACTACACACTTAAActgaatggagagagggggtagaatactaaatgaaaataaagaatACATACGACACAAGTTGGGTGTCCTCCAGTTCAAGACCTTAACTCCCATATCTTGGCAGTCAATGACATAGGCATTAATGCTGTGACAAAGCATCTGGATTCCCTCTGCCACACAAACATCATAGACACAATCTCGGTAGTAGGATGCAGGTTCAATAACATAGTGACATGCTGCAAAGGGTCCCTTGGGGTCAGTGATGATGGAACACTCAGATTCAATCTTGGGCCTCTCGCTTGCTGGACATTTGGGACAATTGTCACCTTCGCAGCCATTCTCACAAACTACACCAGGCACACCAACTTTCCATGAGGACCCAAAAGCTGTGACATCTTTGGTTATTTTGCCATCAGGGAGCTGAAACTCATCGTCTGTTTTGCCATTGAAGTTGCCACAGAGACCGCAGGTCTTGTCAGCATAAGTATCAGGAACTGTGACAGTGACGTGGTACACCAAGTCATAAGTCACTTTCAACCCAAAGTCAGTTGAGATTACATCATTGGTACCAATTTGCTGGATGACAACCTGTCCTTCATTGAGGTTCACAGGGAGGTTCATAATGGCTCCATTGACCTATTTAGAAAACCAGAATTCATTTTAGAAATAGAATTGAGCTGTGAAATACATGACAAGTGTCTAGAAGGAGTGCGGTATTTTTCATAAAAAGCTGAGAAGTAGTTGTGATCAtctgaatgtgtttgtcttgtatgtatgctgctgagaccttgaatttcccctggggatcaataaagtatctatcagaATTCTTGGGGTGTGGGGTTAGATCAATCTGACAGCATGAAACAGGTTGTAAAACTTGTTGGCTTCTCTTTCAAGAAACTGAAGTACAGTACATGAGCATAATCAGAAAACTACTCACCCAGACCAGTCCAACCTGATTCCTGCGCAGGATTATGGTGTTACCATAAACGGTCACAGCTACCAGCTTAGCCACAGACACTTTGGGATCATTTGACATGGCGTACCATTTCTCATTCTCCACCACAACAGTAAAGGGGGTGAGGTCGGTACCGTCCAGATGGCAGCCCTCAGCGGCTGTGTAGGTGCAGGTTCCCATGAAGTCGTACTTTACATGGTCAAAGGTGTTGTAGTGAGGGTCACCCGAGATAGTGCAGACAGCAGATTTAACAGCTTGGCAGGAATTAACGCCATTCTTCACCTTACACTCCTCACCAAGACCACAAGTTTTCTTCTCTGATGTAATTTTTCCTGAGTTGCAAGTTATTTTTTGTGTGCATTCATCAGCCCAGATGCTTTGTCCAGGTTGGAGATGGAGCTCATTATACTGGCAGCCACACTCCTCCTTGCGTATGCATCTGTTGCCACTACGGAAGTAGCCTTCGTCACAAGTGCAGGTTTGGACACAAGGGGTTTTGCATGAGGAAGGAGCAGATGGATCCTCACAAGTTGCTGGACAGGCATTCCCACAGTACTCAAAGTGGCTGTGCTCTGGACATGCAGGAGATGCTGCAGGGAAGATAAGTGCTTTTGAACCATCTGCTCAGACACCGGCATCTCAAGTGCATTTCATGTAGACATCACATTTATCAATACAACTCTGATGAACTAATCATCAAAAAAACATATATTGAGAATTATTGCTCAGGTCAGCCTAGTTTTAGATATCTTTTGGCTACTTACGACAGTGGGAAAGCCTTCTCCAGTCATAGACCTTGACCCCTGCTCTTTGACAGGCATCCGTGTAAACTCCCAGCATGTCACAGATGTAGTTCTTCATCTCACCACCTCGACAGTAATCAAACTTGCACATGTCAAAGAAGATGTGTGGCTCAATGACTGCATGGCAGTCCCTGAACTGGAAGTTTAGTATTGGGGTCATGACACCACAGAACACATCAGCCTTTCCTCGCCTCCACCAGCTGCAGCCCCCACAGTCGCCGGTGCACTCATCTTTGCAATCCTGTTCATCCCTCTGGTTTGGTACCCTCCAGCTCTTTCCCAGGGCCTCAATGCTTTTTGCCACAGAGCCGTCTGGGTTGATAAGATcgttgtttttgttattgtcgAAGTTACCACACAGGCCACCTACTCTGCCCATGAAACTGCTGGGCACGGTTACCTTCACGTACTGCTTCCAGTCATACTCCACGGTCAGCCCAAAGTCTGTCCACAAAATCACAGACAGACCGCTTTGTCGGAGCATGATCTCTTCTTGTGAAAATGCTAGAGTGACAGGCAGGTTCCATACTTTATCATTGACCTGCGAATAACACAAATAAATGGCTTTAGCACTAACATTACTCTGTTCCAGCCAAAGTTCACAATTAAAGgcccagtatgtaggaaataatggaaaataaactgtaaccattccaaaaatgatcaccatatgttgtcagagtgtaaggaaacacgatgaattgaagtaatggcttatttgacaacattactctaacccgtaaaacccatgaaaaaaatgagttacggggcggaatctcttggaattttcgtttatgttttgaacgattaattctatagcgtattaataatgggctagcgcgtcctcctatttgggttgccaacttagcaaaggccaactgtcaacagctgtcagttgtagtcatgaacgcctacgagaggcaggcaaaattaaaacaagaaacaaattaagtggacatcggaggagcttcctgagatggtgacgtcttcgtcaaacgaagaatatcaagtctgacgcagagctggccatatttctccacaacaggtagcctaggctaaacttcacctgcatcgctaacttcagctaaatatatTACGTTGGTTaaagaggtattttttgttttcactgcttccgtaatgtgtagctgggtcatggttggagaaacgttaaagcagctgcaggtcaacaaacgttagctaagtcttcattacatctggcaacccagaagaggctcgcgtctggtagtcttgagaacgttcaccagtgttttgattttggcctacagaacgttcggtaacaatcctacaaatcgcacctttaaggtCACAAAAATGGTCAACTCACCCAAACCGTGCTGAGTTCATTGCGGAATATTTTGATCACGTTGCCATAGACATTAATGGTCACCTCACCGACAGACGTGAGGAGGGAGCCTGCGCTTTTTGTGTTCTTCGCAGTGACCTCAAAAGCTGGGTGGGTGGCATCCACATCCATGTTCTTGGCCAGGACGTATGAGCAACTGCCCATGAAGTTGTAGAAATTGCCATCGAACGTGCGATAGTGAGGGTCCCCCATGGCCCAGCAGACCCCTGTGTCTGTGGGAGCAACTGCTGGTCCCGCAAAGACATGGCCTGGAAAATATGCTCTTATTAGTGAAGCCTTTGCTTGCTATCACCACCATTGTATTCATATCTTATTGGCATTATATCATGGTAACGACTTTTTTTAATACCGTTGTCATATTTGCCACTCCCAGGGTATTATTCCTCTCCCACCATTCTGTGAAAGGTATCTAACCATTAACTACTGACTTATCATCTATTCATTTATCCCATTGTAATCAGGCAGTTCATGACTCACAATGCATATAAAGTTCCCAAATAGTTAAATAGATGTGAGTCATAATGTGACTTTTTAAACCTATACTGCCACAGTGATGTGGCAGAAGTCTATATCAGATATGGACATAATACAAGGATTAGGAGAAGGTTATGGAGGATGAGGGGTATGGAGACAATTGTACAAAGAGAATAAATGTCAAAATCCCTTTGACTTGATTTACAGTATTTTAACTTTCTGCTCAATAATATTGTTCACCTTATCTTGTCAAGTAAGGTTAATTAAAGGTACAGTCTGTGATTCTAATGCATAACACTTTTAACACTTTTTGTCAAACATTCCTCACATTCTTCTAGCTGTCCATCCCATTTTTTGACCTTCTTGTGGCCTCCATCAAGACTATTAGATACACATTTAAAATATTGCATTAGCAGTAATGACTAAAATTGCTGATAGcatatcagtaaatgatatcaAGTTCAGAAACTCAGATGATATTTCAgctagcctattagctggtttgatttgcattgagctcaatgagcatcaaaccagctaataggctaactgaaataacacccatgccaatctctaggtatggtgaagggtatgtgatgtggggctattttaattccaaaggccaaggtacagtaactttatcaggatgcacagtattctggatccatgaaataactggcctttaaaaatacaaatctgcctgtctctatgggaatttaacataggggtgccaatacttatgacccctgtaggCCTCCCCACCCCTAATCTATTAGATCTCAACAGTAAATTCACCAAGAACAGAGCACAGACCATCGCTCatgaccccacccaccccctcaatCCCTTCTTCATTCTGCTTCCATCAAGACGCAGATACAGGGCTATGGGGTGGAAGCGAGTACGCTTTGGGAAAAGCTTTGTGCCCTCTGCAATAGCAGCATTGAACAACACACAGCGGTGATGGATCACTGTGCCGCCCTCATTCCTCTGTAATGCCAACTGGTGATGGTTTTCCCGTTTGTATCGGTGTAATGTGATGtatatgtgctgtatatgtgctgttgtgatatatgtgctgtatatgtgctgttaacatctatgtgggtggggtatgtggtaacagggtggtgggtgaagaaccgtaactgtgtgtatctatgtatttcatgtctgtgaggcttgtattgtatggtatgtgaaaacaaatttcctatgtaaggacaaataaactaactaactaaattttaaggaagaacatttatttatgatacattattcattcactaagaaaattggtgtccttaaaggttagatatttcctcatttttcacttaaggcattaagatcaatttccaaaagatgattttatattcctcttttcagtcaactttagcatgggtgccaatacttttggccagcactgtacactcttaaaacaaatgtgttaaaaacagcaaAAGTTGtactattttcaacacatactgtGTACACTCGAATAACGaataacaaaagcaatgtgttagaaacaacgcaaactgtgttgtccctatctggacatagagaggTGTTAAAGACAACACAACCCAACACAAaggtggagcgctttgggttgcactctgtgcatgttaaatgcgctatacaaataaatctgacttgacaacttgttttatttttaacacatttattttaagagtgtaggaATCTAAAGCTATGAGTCCTTTGAGTTCTTAGATACGACTGCACATTTAACATGGCAGTTTCCTTAACCTTCCTCTTCAACCACGCTAAAATGTGTCCTTAACATTTCAAACAATGCTGCTTAATAT
This genomic interval carries:
- the LOC121695434 gene encoding IgGFc-binding protein-like; protein product: MEMSGILCCFATLLIAGHVFAGPAVAPTDTGVCWAMGDPHYRTFDGNFYNFMGSCSYVLAKNMDVDATHPAFEVTAKNTKSAGSLLTSVGEVTINVYGNVIKIFRNELSTVWVNDKVWNLPVTLAFSQEEIMLRQSGLSVILWTDFGLTVEYDWKQYVKVTVPSSFMGRVGGLCGNFDNNKNNDLINPDGSVAKSIEALGKSWRVPNQRDEQDCKDECTGDCGGCSWWRRGKADVFCGVMTPILNFQFRDCHAVIEPHIFFDMCKFDYCRGGEMKNYICDMLGVYTDACQRAGVKVYDWRRLSHCPSPACPEHSHFEYCGNACPATCEDPSAPSSCKTPCVQTCTCDEGYFRSGNRCIRKEECGCQYNELHLQPGQSIWADECTQKITCNSGKITSEKKTCGLGEECKVKNGVNSCQAVKSAVCTISGDPHYNTFDHVKYDFMGTCTYTAAEGCHLDGTDLTPFTVVVENEKWYAMSNDPKVSVAKLVAVTVYGNTIILRRNQVGLVWVNGAIMNLPVNLNEGQVVIQQIGTNDVISTDFGLKVTYDLVYHVTVTVPDTYADKTCGLCGNFNGKTDDEFQLPDGKITKDVTAFGSSWKVGVPGVVCENGCEGDNCPKCPASERPKIESECSIITDPKGPFAACHYVIEPASYYRDCVYDVCVAEGIQMLCHSINAYVIDCQDMGVKVLNWRTPNLCPMTCPTNSHYSICASPCKTPCPGLTSVTCADVCAEGCACNTGYYFNGTGCVPQDECSCYINGKTLKIGETVVADDCTFKYICPKSGHGHMESTSCTFVEECGIQNGIRGCYPKQCIMGNNGVFTTFNGRVGDVKDSGMYDLVKICDDTIAEGWFRIVMDLQTCLQTGQMTAVGIIAFFDDVSVVVNSNFETLVNGKKATLPFQQDSISIQITNDLLVIEKMSAIVVSYSRSQQITVTVSDTVAGNVCGACGKLIEDATFAKSSIQNYLNGYRSGIFNFCN